In one Salipiger abyssi genomic region, the following are encoded:
- a CDS encoding putative nucleotide-diphospho-sugar transferase: MPDTAMEGDEMAQTSRGVVYVAWGRDHVEVARRSAASVKRSNPALGTAIWCKEGDDTSGFDQAFYIPEGLKRPKVNVLGDSPYDETLFLDNDTIVRADLASLFDLLRKYEMCGAQVILWHRPRHLKKIALDLPETFPEINTGVLLYRKTERVQAFFRDWAETFAASGMGIDQPSFREVLWRSDVDFYVFPPQFNKRVFEASELIWSDAPRPRILHLELLRPQKNPLLRWISNRIR; encoded by the coding sequence ATGCCGGACACTGCAATGGAGGGTGACGAGATGGCGCAGACATCGCGCGGGGTGGTCTATGTGGCCTGGGGCCGCGACCATGTGGAGGTGGCACGGCGCTCGGCGGCCAGCGTCAAACGCTCGAACCCGGCGCTCGGCACCGCGATCTGGTGCAAAGAGGGCGACGATACCAGCGGCTTCGATCAGGCGTTCTACATCCCCGAGGGGCTGAAACGGCCCAAGGTGAACGTGCTGGGCGACAGCCCCTATGACGAGACGCTGTTTCTCGACAACGACACCATCGTGCGGGCGGATCTGGCCTCGCTCTTCGATCTGCTGCGCAAATACGAGATGTGCGGCGCGCAGGTGATCCTCTGGCACCGGCCCCGACATCTGAAAAAGATCGCGCTCGACCTGCCCGAGACCTTCCCCGAGATCAACACCGGCGTGCTGCTCTATCGCAAGACCGAGCGCGTACAGGCGTTCTTCCGCGACTGGGCCGAGACATTCGCGGCGAGCGGAATGGGCATCGACCAGCCGTCTTTCCGTGAGGTGCTGTGGCGCTCGGATGTGGATTTCTACGTCTTCCCGCCGCAGTTCAACAAGCGCGTCTTCGAGGCCTCGGAGCTGATCTGGTCGGATGCGCCGCGCCCGCGCATTCTGCATCTGGAGCTTCTGCGCCCGCAGAAGAACCCGCTGCTGCGCTGGATCTCCAACCGCATCCGCTGA
- a CDS encoding BMP family protein, whose product MTDRRSLLAHLTRRRMLMGSAGLAAATGGGFLPARLFAQEPISVAGIYTVPVEQQWVSRIHKAAEAAKAEGQITYTFSENTANTDYPRVMREYAESGVKLIVGEIFGVEQEAREVVLDYPDTAFLLGSSFMPDPAYPNLAVFDNYIQDASYLSGIIAGAMTETGNIGMVGGFPIPEVNRLMHAFMAGVKEVKPDAEFQVSFIGSWFDPPKAKETAFAMIENGADLLYAERFGVSDAAQEKGILAIGNVIDTQADYPDTVVASAIWHFEPTLQAALVKIAEGSFEAENYGLYSFMKEGGCSLAPLGTFEGKVPQEALDLVAEKEAAIKAGEFEVEIDDSEPSSS is encoded by the coding sequence ATGACCGACAGACGCTCGCTTCTCGCCCATCTCACCCGCCGACGGATGCTGATGGGCTCCGCCGGGCTCGCCGCCGCGACCGGGGGCGGCTTTCTGCCCGCGCGGCTTTTTGCGCAGGAGCCGATCTCGGTCGCCGGCATCTATACGGTGCCCGTCGAGCAACAATGGGTGAGCCGGATCCACAAGGCCGCCGAGGCCGCCAAGGCGGAGGGGCAGATCACCTATACGTTCAGCGAGAACACCGCGAACACCGATTACCCCCGCGTCATGCGCGAATATGCCGAGAGCGGCGTGAAGCTGATCGTCGGCGAGATCTTCGGTGTCGAGCAGGAGGCGCGCGAGGTGGTGCTGGATTATCCCGACACCGCCTTCTTGCTGGGCTCTTCCTTCATGCCGGACCCGGCCTATCCCAACCTCGCGGTCTTCGACAATTACATCCAGGATGCCTCTTATCTCTCGGGCATCATCGCAGGCGCGATGACCGAGACCGGCAATATCGGCATGGTCGGCGGCTTCCCGATTCCAGAGGTCAACCGGCTGATGCATGCCTTCATGGCCGGCGTGAAAGAGGTGAAGCCCGACGCGGAATTCCAGGTGAGCTTTATCGGCTCGTGGTTCGACCCGCCCAAGGCCAAGGAAACCGCCTTTGCGATGATCGAGAACGGCGCCGATCTGCTTTATGCCGAACGGTTCGGGGTGTCGGACGCGGCGCAGGAGAAGGGCATCCTCGCCATCGGCAATGTGATCGACACGCAGGCGGATTATCCGGACACCGTGGTCGCCTCGGCGATCTGGCATTTCGAGCCGACGCTTCAGGCGGCACTGGTGAAGATCGCCGAGGGCAGTTTCGAGGCCGAGAATTACGGGCTCTACAGCTTCATGAAGGAAGGCGGCTGTTCGCTGGCGCCGCTCGGGACCTTCGAGGGCAAGGTGCCGCAGGAGGCGCTGGATCTGGTGGCCGAGAAGGAGGCCGCGATCAAGGCCGGCGAGTTCGAGGTCGAGATCGACGACAGCGAGCCCAGCTCTTCCTGA
- the deoC gene encoding deoxyribose-phosphate aldolase, translating to MAETTEAPRSVTHLPQAMEPRNPGMALDMDWVLRARANRSAIERRAATLPGRRSVKKDFQAAWLARAISCIDLTTLSGDDTPGRVARLCAKAKRPVRADLLDALGLPDLTVGAVCVYHDMIAPAVAALDGSGIPVAAVSTGFPAGLSPFPLRLAEIGESVKAGAREIDIVISRRLVLTGDWQGLYDEMRQFRAACGEAHVKAILATGELGTLQNVARASLVCMMAGADFIKTSTGKESVNATLPVSLVMIRAIRDYYEATGYRVGYKPAGGISKAKDSLNYLALIKEELGDRWLRPDLFRFGASSLLGDIERQLEHRVTGAYSASWRHALG from the coding sequence ATGGCCGAGACCACCGAAGCGCCCCGCAGCGTCACCCATCTGCCGCAGGCCATGGAGCCGCGCAATCCCGGCATGGCGCTCGACATGGACTGGGTGCTGCGCGCCCGCGCCAACCGCTCGGCCATCGAGCGCCGCGCCGCGACCCTGCCCGGACGGCGCAGCGTCAAGAAGGACTTCCAGGCCGCCTGGCTGGCCCGCGCGATCTCCTGCATCGACCTGACGACGCTCTCGGGCGACGACACGCCGGGCCGCGTCGCGCGGCTCTGCGCCAAGGCGAAACGGCCGGTGCGCGCCGATCTGCTCGACGCGCTGGGGCTGCCGGATCTGACCGTGGGCGCGGTCTGCGTCTATCACGACATGATCGCCCCAGCGGTGGCGGCGCTGGACGGCTCCGGCATCCCGGTGGCCGCCGTCTCCACCGGCTTTCCGGCGGGGCTGTCGCCCTTCCCGCTGCGGCTTGCCGAGATCGGCGAGAGCGTGAAGGCCGGCGCGCGCGAGATCGACATCGTGATTTCCCGGCGGCTGGTGCTGACCGGCGACTGGCAGGGGCTTTATGACGAGATGCGGCAGTTCCGCGCCGCCTGCGGCGAGGCGCATGTGAAGGCGATCCTCGCCACCGGCGAGCTCGGCACGTTGCAGAACGTCGCGCGCGCCTCGCTGGTCTGCATGATGGCCGGCGCCGATTTCATCAAGACCTCGACCGGCAAGGAAAGCGTCAACGCCACGCTGCCGGTGAGCCTCGTGATGATCCGGGCGATCCGCGACTATTACGAGGCGACGGGCTATCGTGTCGGCTACAAGCCGGCGGGCGGGATCTCCAAGGCCAAGGATTCGCTGAATTATCTGGCGCTGATCAAGGAAGAGCTGGGGGACCGCTGGCTGCGGCCCGATCTCTTCCGCTTCGGCGCCTCCAGCCTGCTCGGCGATATCGAGCGGCAGCTCGAACATCGTGTGACCGGCGCCTATTCCGCCTCCTGGCGGCACGCGCTTGGCTGA
- a CDS encoding ABC transporter ATP-binding protein: MTAESPARGETVLRLSGITKRFGPLVANDDIGFSLGKGEVVALLGENGAGKTTLMNILFGHYTADAGTVEVFGAPLPPGQPGAALAAGVGMVHQHFTLADNMTVLENIQLGTEPLWKLGLGRGAVRQRVARLAADFGLAVDPDARVGTLSVGERQRVEILKALYREARILILDEPTAVLTPQEAEALFETLRKMVAQGLSVIFISHKLHEVMAISSRVLVLRHGRLVGEVATRDTDRHALATLMVGAEIATPEPTQARPGDVLMTLERVTTPPRGNRPGLRGVDLELKAGQIMGLAGVSGNGQGALADLISGLETPEDGRLLVSGAEVTRWSPRAALAARIGRIPEDRHKTGTIADFTLTENAVLESYAQPPAARRGWMNWRAARGAAQEIIAKYDIRCPGPEARIRLLSGGNMQKLILGRVLEAGPRIVLANQPVRGLDIGAVTYVQAQLIAARDAGAAVLLISEDLDEILALSDVIRVISDGRLSPEFARGEKSAAELGQWMAGQGFADAA; this comes from the coding sequence ATGACGGCAGAGTCCCCGGCGCGGGGCGAGACCGTCCTGCGCCTTTCCGGCATCACCAAGCGCTTTGGTCCGCTTGTCGCCAACGACGATATCGGGTTCTCGCTGGGCAAGGGCGAGGTCGTGGCGCTTTTGGGCGAGAACGGCGCCGGGAAGACCACGCTGATGAACATCCTTTTCGGCCATTACACCGCAGATGCGGGCACGGTCGAGGTGTTCGGCGCGCCGCTGCCGCCGGGCCAGCCCGGCGCGGCGCTGGCGGCGGGTGTGGGCATGGTGCATCAGCATTTCACCCTGGCCGACAATATGACGGTGCTGGAGAACATCCAGCTCGGCACCGAACCGCTGTGGAAGCTCGGCCTTGGTCGTGGCGCGGTGCGGCAAAGGGTGGCGCGGCTGGCGGCGGATTTCGGGCTGGCGGTCGATCCTGACGCGCGGGTCGGCACACTGTCGGTGGGCGAGCGGCAGCGGGTGGAGATCCTCAAGGCGCTCTATCGCGAGGCGCGGATTCTCATCCTCGACGAGCCGACGGCGGTGCTGACGCCGCAGGAGGCCGAGGCGCTTTTCGAGACGCTGCGGAAGATGGTGGCGCAGGGGCTGTCGGTGATCTTCATCTCGCACAAGCTGCACGAGGTCATGGCGATCTCGTCGCGCGTGCTGGTTCTGCGGCACGGGCGGCTGGTGGGCGAGGTGGCGACGCGCGATACCGACCGCCACGCGCTTGCGACGCTGATGGTGGGCGCCGAGATCGCCACGCCGGAGCCGACGCAGGCACGACCCGGCGATGTTCTGATGACGCTGGAGCGGGTCACAACGCCGCCGCGCGGCAACCGGCCGGGGCTGCGGGGCGTGGATCTGGAGCTGAAGGCGGGGCAGATAATGGGCCTCGCGGGGGTGTCGGGCAACGGGCAGGGGGCGCTGGCCGATCTGATCTCGGGGCTGGAGACGCCCGAGGACGGGCGGCTGCTGGTGAGCGGCGCGGAGGTGACACGCTGGAGCCCGCGCGCGGCGCTGGCGGCGCGCATCGGGCGCATCCCGGAGGACCGGCACAAGACCGGCACCATCGCCGATTTCACCCTGACCGAGAACGCGGTGCTGGAAAGCTATGCCCAGCCGCCCGCCGCACGGCGCGGCTGGATGAACTGGCGCGCTGCGCGCGGCGCGGCGCAGGAGATCATCGCGAAATACGACATCCGCTGCCCGGGACCCGAGGCGCGGATCCGGCTGCTCTCGGGGGGCAATATGCAAAAGCTGATCCTCGGGCGGGTGCTGGAGGCCGGGCCAAGGATTGTCCTCGCCAACCAGCCGGTGCGGGGTCTGGATATCGGCGCGGTGACCTATGTGCAGGCGCAGCTTATCGCGGCGCGGGATGCGGGGGCGGCGGTGCTGCTGATCTCGGAGGATCTGGACGAGATCCTGGCGCTGTCGGATGTGATCCGGGTGATCTCGGACGGGCGGCTGTCGCCGGAATTCGCGCGGGGCGAAAAGAGCGCCGCCGAGCTGGGCCAATGGATGGCCGGACAGGGGTTTGCCGATGCGGCGTGA
- a CDS encoding amino acid aminotransferase — protein sequence MFENLKEQPADKILALMQLYREDPREQKIDLGVGVYKDASGNTPIMRAVKTAEKQLWEAETTKAYTGLAGDPGFSDAMIALVLGDAVPRANVAAAATPGGTGAVRQAFDLVRMASPSGKVYVSDPTWPNHLSILKHMGIPFTPYRYFDNETRAVDFDGMMADLAQAGKGDVVLLHGCCHNPTGANLNLSQWQAVVDLLLKTGATPMIDIAYQGFGDGLEEDAAGVRLVASSVPECLIAASCSKNFGIYRERTGLLMAVSNDAGAQKLNQGTLNYLNRQNYSFPPDYGARLVTMVLTDPALRADWAAELEEVRNSMLGLREQLAAELQRLSGSDRFGFIAQHRGMFSRLGASPEQVETLRRDHGIYMVGDSRLNIAGLNKSSVPILAEAIVKSGI from the coding sequence GTCTACAAGGATGCCAGCGGCAACACCCCGATCATGCGCGCCGTCAAGACGGCGGAAAAGCAGCTCTGGGAGGCCGAGACCACGAAAGCCTATACCGGCCTCGCCGGCGATCCCGGCTTTTCCGACGCGATGATCGCGCTGGTGCTGGGCGATGCGGTGCCGCGCGCCAACGTGGCCGCCGCCGCGACCCCGGGTGGCACCGGCGCGGTGCGTCAGGCCTTCGATCTGGTCCGCATGGCGAGCCCCTCGGGCAAGGTCTATGTCTCGGATCCGACCTGGCCCAACCACCTGTCGATCCTCAAGCATATGGGCATCCCCTTCACCCCCTACCGCTATTTCGACAACGAGACGCGGGCGGTGGATTTCGACGGCATGATGGCCGATCTCGCGCAGGCGGGCAAAGGCGATGTGGTGCTGCTGCATGGCTGCTGCCACAACCCCACCGGCGCCAACCTCAACCTGTCGCAATGGCAGGCGGTGGTTGATCTGCTGCTCAAGACCGGCGCCACTCCGATGATCGACATCGCCTATCAGGGCTTTGGCGACGGGCTGGAAGAGGATGCCGCCGGCGTCCGTCTCGTGGCATCTTCGGTGCCGGAATGCCTGATCGCGGCGAGCTGCTCGAAGAATTTCGGCATCTACCGCGAACGCACCGGCCTCTTGATGGCGGTCAGCAACGATGCCGGCGCGCAGAAGCTCAACCAGGGCACGCTGAACTATCTCAACCGGCAGAACTATTCCTTCCCGCCCGATTACGGCGCGCGGCTGGTGACCATGGTGCTGACCGACCCGGCGCTGCGCGCCGACTGGGCGGCAGAGCTGGAAGAGGTGCGCAACTCGATGCTGGGCCTGCGCGAGCAGCTCGCCGCCGAGCTGCAACGGCTGTCGGGCTCGGATCGCTTCGGCTTCATCGCGCAGCATCGCGGCATGTTCTCGCGGCTCGGCGCCTCGCCCGAGCAGGTCGAGACGCTGCGCCGCGATCACGGCATCTACATGGTCGGCGACTCGCGGCTGAACATCGCCGGACTCAACAAGAGCTCCGTGCCGATCCTCGCCGAGGCGATCGTGAAATCGGGGATCTGA